TTATCTTCTTCACTCATAGGTGACGGTGGTGGCGTAAGCCTTAGTGTTGCATTAATTGATGTTCTAAAGTTTTCATAAGTCCTCTTTACTAAAATAATACCTTGTTCTCTTGTGGTGTTTGAAAGTGGATCAATTTTGTCTTTTGATACGCCTTTTATTATGTTGTTTTGAAAACAGAATTTCATTGATTCAAGTGCCCATGGAGCAATCTTATTTGCATCCTTAAATGGAAAATCGTTTGGTTTTACTTTAGGAAGATTCTTGTAGCTTTTTGAAAGAGCACGGTAAATCATCGTTGTAATTTCTTGCCTTACTATGGGAAGCGTTGGTGAAAATTTACCACCACCTGTTCCTTTCACTATACCCAATTGATACGCTTTTATAATTTCAGGATTTACCGTATCAGAGAATAGAGAAGCACCTGCAGTAACAGTTTTATTTGTAAGTTTTGTGTAGAGCTTAACAACAATTACACAGAATTCCTCTCTTGTGATTGGCTGCTGAAATTTACCCATGATGTCAGGATACGTAAGCCCGTAATTATAAGCCTGTGTGAGTTCTGAAACTGCCCATTTGCTTGCCGTGTTGTCTTTAAAAATTGGAGTGTCTAATCCAAAAACTTTTACTCCCCCAAAAAAGTTTAGAAAAAGCATTACAAAAACTAACCAAATTGTTAATACTTTAGTAAACACCAACATAAGCGCACCTCCTTTAGTCCCCTCTTATGTCAAAAAAATTTACATATACTACTACTCTAAAGTATAAAACTAATCAATTAATTTTGCAAATTATAGTTGACATTAAAAAAATTTTTCAAAATTCTAAGTTTGTTTAAAAATTTTCTTATCTTAAGTAAACATCTATAAGAAGAGGCTACGGTAGAGTAAAAATTGATTTTTTAAAAAATGTATATATAATGTTAAAATGAAAGGGGATTTTAAGTGAGAAGAGGTTATGCTTTAGTATTAGTAACAATAATCATAACTCTAATGATTATGGGCCTTATAAATTCAGTATCCGTATGGTTAAGGACGCATGCTTTAGAATTAAACGAAACTTCGGGAAGAGAAGTTGCCTTATATGTAGCACAGTATGGCATTAACGAAATGATATACAACATAAATAACGGAACGGCATATTCAGATGGAGCTTCTATAAACGGAACAACACCAAACGGGTTTACATATACAGCTACATATTACCAAACCGATACTTTTGGAGGTTCTGCATACATAAAAGGAGAAGGAACAGCATACGGATATACAAGAGTTATATATGCATCGATTATTAGTTTAACTTCATCTGACTTTTTTAAATACAACCTCTATACTCGGGAGGGAAACTACACCAAAACAAACTCAAATGTAGATTACATAACATTCTATAACTCAATTTATGGACAAAATTATTTTTACAACACAACTTCTGGTGTGCTTCCCGACCCACAATTTGCATGGTATACAAACCCAAATAACTATCTTGCAAATGTATTTAGAAAAATAAATTCGAGTAATACAAATTATAATTTCAACTTAGACGCACCTCTATATAATAAACGAGTTGTTTTTATTAACTATACAGGAAATAGTAGCACTGCAACATTAACAGTTAACTTCAATAATTTAAGATCCAACAAAACACTGAGTATCATTACAAACTACCCCAATGTTTATTTCCAGTTGAATCTGGAACAATTAATAGGAACGCAAATAACCTGGAGTGCTCGTAAAGCATCCGGTGGAAAATTTTATCCACTATTTTTACATGTCCCTAAGGTAGGAAGTGGAAGTGTATATATTAACTTAGATTATTCACAAACAGATACAAAAACTATAATTTTTGAAGGCTTATTCTATACAAAATCACCTGTTACTATTGAATACGGAGGCTCTTATTGGGGATTTTTAAAAATCTTAGGTCAAATGCTTGCAGACTCACTTTTAACCGATTGGGATTATTACGAATCTTTTCTTGGCATTCCAATAGATATAAATGGCGACGGATTATACACTACAGAAACAATATTTGATTATGTAGACTACCATAGCAAACTTCCAAAACCTTTTTCAAGCACAGGTGGCACACAAATAGAATACATGGTTGGCACATATAGAGAGGAATACTAATGAGAAAAAGGGGCTTTACTTTAGTAGAAGTTGCCATTGCTATTGTTTTATTTGCAATAGTTACGCTTTGGAGCATAAATGTATTAATAAATATGTCAAAAGGAAGCTCTACAACCGAGGATTTAACCATTGCAACACTTTTAGCATCTCAAAAAATTGAAGAACTAAAAAGTCTTAGTTATGATGAACTTAATAATACGCAAAACGTAATTACTCCTACAGACTTTCCTTCGCCTTACGAAAATTACCAGTATACACTAAAGATTAAAAAAGATGAGCAAAACGATTACGCAATATTTATAGTTACTGTCTCAGTATACAAGAAAAATAATTCCACACCACTTATTACAATTGATGCAAACTACATTAGGAGAATTTCTGATGGCAAAAATATCGGCTTATAGAAGAGGCTTTACAGTTATTGAGATATCTATTGTAATTGCAATTATCTTAATTATTGCAATCCCTGTATCTGTATTCATTGCAAACTATTCACAGGGTTTTATTGTAGAAAATATCCAGGTTAAAGAGCAGTATTATCTAAACATTATCTTACAGGATTTAGAGCAGAGAATAAGAAGGGCAGACGCAAACTCAATTGCTTTTGACACTACAAATAAAATCCTTAATTTTACCTATATTGACGCAGAAATTGATGGTAGCAAAAAAACAACCCTATACTGTAGATACGTGCTTGAAAATCCACAAACCGATAACGCAATTTTTAAAAGGGCTGTTTCAACTGACTCTAATACTTCACCAACGATTTTTCCACCGGGACTTGAGAAAGGAATTATCTACGACTTTAATGTGCAATTACTAACAACCGATACCTGCACCATAACCCTTACTTCAAAAACAGACTTTGTTTTACAAAAAACCATATATCTATTAAACTATTAAATAGGAGATAAATTATGGGAAATTTGCTTTTGGGTATTACTTTAAATGAAACTGCTATGCGCTGTGCAATCATTGAAAACACTGAAAACAATTTTAAAATACGTGCACTTAAGGAATTTACATATCCAAATTTTGAAGAGGCACTAACAGATAAAACACTTATCAATTCGGTAAGAAGTTTCATTAAAAATTTTAGATACGTAAATTGTGCAGTTTCTATACCACAGAACGTTGCCTTTACAAGGATTAAAAATGTCCCAAAATTACCAAACGACAAAATTTTTAAATTGATACAATCTGAAATAAAAGATTACGCAATCTTCAAACAAGAAAACGTTGCTCTTGGTTTTATAAAAGTTGATGATAATGCCGATAGCCAAAATGTCCTCTGGGCAGGCATTAAAGAGCCAATCTTACTTAATATTCTAACTTTTTTAAAACAGTGTAAAATAAAAGCAAACATAATAACAATACCACAAATAGGAATAGTTTTTGGAATAAGTGAATTTTATAAAGAAATCGATCCGTATGTAGTGATTAACATTGATAAAGATTCAACAACACTAACAGCAGTGCAAGGAAAAAAGGTTCTTTACAATTACATTCAAGATATAGGGTATGAAGTATTTGAAAAAGATGATGTCTCCTCAAAAAACATCTTTATTGGAAACATTGTTTCAACACTAAATTTTATAACAAGAACTCAAAACATTTCCATTAAAAAAATTTTTCTTATAGCACACACTGATATTACTACTCAAATAGTATCAAGTTTATCTAACAGGCTTCCTCTAGCACCAATTATGCTTTCAATACCTGAATCAATAGAAATTATAAACGAAGAAGATTACTTAGAAATTCAAAAAAACCAGGGAAATAAATACTTTGTTTCTGTTGCACTTGCAGTTCTCTCACAACTAAAGGAAAAAGATATAAGTTTAAAAATAAACGAATACTTTGTAAGAGAAAGAGTCTCTGAAAGTCTTAAAGTATTTGCAACTGTCTTGACGTTGATTGTAATAAATGGTGCGGCGGTAATTGCCTACCCCATTTTAAAAACAAACCTTACAGAAGTTGAAAACAACATAAAAAATGTTTCTAAATCAATCTCAGAAATTTCTATTCCCTCATTGGATGTTAAAAAACTACAAGATGACCTTCAATCATTAAAAGATAAAACTACCAAATTGCAACTACTTGAAAATTCGTTAAATGACAAAGTAAAATTTTCAACAGTTTTGGACGATCTTGCAGTAAGATTACCTTCTTCAACTACAATTGAAACTTTAGCAATAAAAGAAGACAATACCATCTTTTTAAGGAGTATTACAAATTTGTGCAAAAGCGCTTTTGACTACGAAGAAAATCTTAGCCGTTCAAACGTAGTGGAAAACCAAACTGTTCTAAGGGTCATAAATGATAAAACTCAAAATGTTATTTTTGAAATGGAAATGAAAATAAGGGGTAAAAAATGAAAAAAGACCAAAAAAGCAAAATAAGGTTTTTTATAATAGTAGTAATCGTTGAGATTATTTTAGTTATTTCAATTATATCCTATTTAGGCATTCTTTTAACAAAAAAATCAGGCGAATTAAGTGCTAAAACACAAGAACTCCAAGATTTAGTCCAAAGTGTTCATACTATTGAAACTCTCAAAAATGAAAATGAAAAAGAAAATGAAAATCTTACGAATTTGAAAAGCAAATTTTTTAATGATGATTCACTACTTACCTTCTTAAAAAACTTCTGCAATAAAGCAAACATTTACAATTTAGAAATATTTACTATGGAGTTTGGCACTCTTTCCCCAGTTGTAGACACTTCCCCTCCGCTAAAGAAGCTTCCTGTAAGCATATCAATGAGAGGAAGTTATAGAAGTCTTACAAACTTTTTAAAGTATCTTGAAAGTAATAAAGAACACATTGAAGAAATTGACCTTAACTTTAGTAATGATACCGTCCTATTGAATATGGTGTTTTACGTGCAAACTAACTCTTTAGACAGATGGGTTTACGAAGGAGCTATTAATGAATAAAGAGTCAAGGATTGGAGATCTTCTTATAAAGCTTGGAAAAATCACACCACAACAATTAGAAGAGGCTTTAGAAGAACAGAAAAGAACCCAAGAAAAATTAGGAGAAATATTAGTAAATAAAGGTTTTATAACACCATTAGATCTTTCAAAAGTTCTCGAAGAGCAGACAAACATACCTTCAATTTCTTTATCTAATATCAAAATTGGTGAAGATGTTTGCTCACTTATTCCTGAAAGTTTTGTAAGAATAAATAAAGTTTTACCAATAAGTAAAACTTCCGACACTGTAGAAGTTGCCGTTGTGCCACCCATTAACCCGCAGGCTCTTGAAGATATCAAATTAATGACAGGGCTTAAAGTAAAACCGTATATTGTATCTGATGCCGAATTTGAAAACGCACTCAACAAGGTATGCTCAATTAAAAAGAAAATTAGTGAAACTCTTTCCCAAGTTGAAAAAAAGAAGGAAGGTAGAGAAATTAAAATCATTTCTACAGTTCCCACTGGAGCTGAGCCCGTCACTGTTGCACTCACAAACTCAATCATATCAGATGCAATAAATCAAAATGCTTCAGATATCCACCTTGACCCACAAGAGTTTTACACTCAGGTAAGATACAGAATCGATGGTATTATTTACAATGTGTTAACCCTACCAAAGGATGTTGCAGAATCAATTACAACCCTTATAAAAGTAAATGCTAACATGGATATTGCAGAAAGAAGACGCCCCCAAGATGGACACTTTACCGCTAAATACGAAGATGAACTTTACGATTTTAGAGTAGGCACAATGAGTAGTTCCTTTGGAGAAAAACTAAACATCAGGATACTCAGTAAGCGAAGATTACTAATGCCTCTTGAGAGACTTGGTATGCTTAAAGAACAATTTGAAATTTTCCTTAAACTCATTAAAAAACCTTACGGTATTATTCTTGTAACAGGTCCAACTGGCTCTGGAAAAACAACTACATTATATTCTGCAATATCAACCTTAAATACAGGAGAAAAAGAAATCGTAACACTTGAAGACCCTGTTGAATACGATCTTCCAGGTATTGTGCAAATTCAAATAAACGAAGAAGCGGGTATAACATTTGCAACAGGTTTAAGGTCTATACTGAGGCTTGACCCTGACATCATCATGGTAGGAGAAATTAGAGACCTTGAAACAGCAAAAATAGCAGTAGAGGCTTCTTTAACAGGGCACTTGGTATTAGCATCAATGCATACAAACGACTCTTTTTCAACCCCAATAAGACTTCTAAACCTTGGCATTGAACCGTATTTGTTGTCTTCATCTCTTATAGGAGTTATCGCTCAAAGACTTGTAAGGGTAATTTGCCACAACTGTAAAGAAAGTTATATTCCAAGTGAAATAGAAAAACAAGCGTTTCTAAAAGAGTTATCAAATGATATTAGTGAACTATACATAGGAAAAGGCTGTTCAATTTGCAATAACATTGGTTTCAGAGGAAGAACGGGTGTCTTTGAAATACTTGAAATTAATGAAAACATCGCTAACATGATTGAAAAGTCTACTCCATACGAAAAAATTAAGGAAGAAGCTCTTAAATCAAAAATGATTACCTTAAGACAAGCAGCACTTATGAAGGCAAAAGAAGGGATAACCACTTTTAGTGAGGTAGAAAGGGTTTTTGGACTATGAGCCAATTTAAATATACCGCCTATGATAAAAAAGGCAAACTTGTAAAAGGCGTTGTAGAAGCTTCTAAAAAAGAGGAAGCAAGAAAACTCGTTGAGAATATAGGCTTGTATCCTTTTTTTATAGAAGAAGTTAAACAAAAGAAAATCTCGCTATTTGATTTTGCACACAAGGTAAAAGACGAAGAACTTGTTTTATTTACACATGAATTTGCATCTCTTATGTCTTCTGGTTTAACGGTTGTAGACGCCTTACAAGGTTTAGCTGAGCAAAGTGAAAATAGCTATTTTAAAAGAGCATTGTTAGATATAAAGACAAAGATTGAAGAAGGAAGTAATATTAGTGACGCATTTAAGAGTCATCCAAGAATATTCTCGGACATCTACATAAGTTTACTTAAGGTTGGAGAGGCAACAGGTAGGTTAGATGTAGTACTTAATGGCATGGCTACTTAC
Above is a genomic segment from Caldisericaceae bacterium containing:
- a CDS encoding prepilin-type N-terminal cleavage/methylation domain-containing protein → MRKRGFTLVEVAIAIVLFAIVTLWSINVLINMSKGSSTTEDLTIATLLASQKIEELKSLSYDELNNTQNVITPTDFPSPYENYQYTLKIKKDEQNDYAIFIVTVSVYKKNNSTPLITIDANYIRRISDGKNIGL
- a CDS encoding prepilin-type N-terminal cleavage/methylation domain-containing protein encodes the protein MAKISAYRRGFTVIEISIVIAIILIIAIPVSVFIANYSQGFIVENIQVKEQYYLNIILQDLEQRIRRADANSIAFDTTNKILNFTYIDAEIDGSKKTTLYCRYVLENPQTDNAIFKRAVSTDSNTSPTIFPPGLEKGIIYDFNVQLLTTDTCTITLTSKTDFVLQKTIYLLNY
- a CDS encoding GspE/PulE family protein, which produces MNKESRIGDLLIKLGKITPQQLEEALEEQKRTQEKLGEILVNKGFITPLDLSKVLEEQTNIPSISLSNIKIGEDVCSLIPESFVRINKVLPISKTSDTVEVAVVPPINPQALEDIKLMTGLKVKPYIVSDAEFENALNKVCSIKKKISETLSQVEKKKEGREIKIISTVPTGAEPVTVALTNSIISDAINQNASDIHLDPQEFYTQVRYRIDGIIYNVLTLPKDVAESITTLIKVNANMDIAERRRPQDGHFTAKYEDELYDFRVGTMSSSFGEKLNIRILSKRRLLMPLERLGMLKEQFEIFLKLIKKPYGIILVTGPTGSGKTTTLYSAISTLNTGEKEIVTLEDPVEYDLPGIVQIQINEEAGITFATGLRSILRLDPDIIMVGEIRDLETAKIAVEASLTGHLVLASMHTNDSFSTPIRLLNLGIEPYLLSSSLIGVIAQRLVRVICHNCKESYIPSEIEKQAFLKELSNDISELYIGKGCSICNNIGFRGRTGVFEILEINENIANMIEKSTPYEKIKEEALKSKMITLRQAALMKAKEGITTFSEVERVFGL